From the genome of Gloeocapsa sp. DLM2.Bin57:
TTCGTGTTGACTCTGATATTGAGGTACAGTTTAACTCCAGTGGAGCTAAACCGCGTACTATAGTAATGTTTCTCAGAAGCAAGTAATCAAAGAACACTATGACCCAAGGCTAAACCTGTGACCAACATCCCTAATACTAGGAAAGGTTGGGCGCTAGCTTGGTATTTAACGTCATTTTCTAGCGGATTTCTCAAGAAGTACATATCTTGAAAAGTGATTTGAGGGATGATTAATAAGAGTAGGATACTACCTGCTAGATGTTGTCCGATACTGATTAAATAAGCGGCGATCGCCCCTTGAAAGAGATTAATCATAATCACACAAATCCAAGCTGCGGTATCAACTCCAAACATCACTGGGAGGGATAGTAAGCCCAACTGGCGATCGCCTTCCACACTTTTAAAGTCGTTAACTACAGCGATACCTAAACCAGCTAAACTATAAATCAGGGTTAAAATGACAATCTTCCCATTGAGATCACCAAATAAAGCATGACCTGCCCACCAAGGTAAAGCGATATAACTAGCACCAAGAGCATAATTACCTAACCAACCATTCTTTTTAAGTTTTAAAGGGGGGGCTGAGTAGATATAAGCAAGAAAAGAGCCAAACAGTGCTAAACAAGTAATAACAGGAAAAGGGTGACCCGCCCAAACATCGAGTAAATAAGCCACACCAAGACCTGCAAAAAGTAAAACCAGAATTTGTGTTACAACTTGAGGCACAGA
Proteins encoded in this window:
- the chlG gene encoding chlorophyll synthase ChlG; this translates as MSDSATPEQTNSDPQDLATQARSAKTRQLLGMKGAASGETSLWKIRLQLMKPITWIPLIWGVICGAASSGGYIWSWESLLKALTCMLLAGPLLAGYTQTINDFYDRELDAINEPYRPIPSGTISVPQVVTQILVLLFAGLGVAYLLDVWAGHPFPVITCLALFGSFLAYIYSAPPLKLKKNGWLGNYALGASYIALPWWAGHALFGDLNGKIVILTLIYSLAGLGIAVVNDFKSVEGDRQLGLLSLPVMFGVDTAAWICVIMINLFQGAIAAYLISIGQHLAGSILLLLIIPQITFQDMYFLRNPLENDVKYQASAQPFLVLGMLVTGLALGHSVL